From a region of the Deltaproteobacteria bacterium genome:
- a CDS encoding nucleotidyl transferase translates to MPFFTQAMILAAGLGTRLQPISLYLPKPLFPVLNRPLLYRLLYQLEEAGFRKVVINCFHLAHLVLEMAGSYKGKAEIITLMEPSLLGTGGAIRNALPHISKNEPLLVINGDVVTDLDLARVINLHRHQGAVASLVVHKREPWNNVAVVPDGRVSGFNYNGPDAMAFTGISVLEPEFIRTIPEDRPGSLIDIFKAVIDKGGRLQALRADQIAGHYIWEDIGSPRRYLSVHKVLLANENNMCLVGKGTELPDDLMWKDWVSIGHRVSLGSGVTLCRTVIWEGSDVPSGTVLEDCIFTPYGNIGS, encoded by the coding sequence ATGCCTTTCTTTACGCAAGCCATGATCCTGGCTGCAGGCCTGGGTACGCGCCTGCAGCCTATTTCACTTTATTTACCCAAGCCTTTATTTCCAGTATTAAACAGGCCTTTGCTCTACAGATTACTTTATCAGCTTGAGGAGGCGGGATTCAGGAAGGTTGTGATCAACTGCTTTCACCTTGCACATCTGGTGTTGGAGATGGCAGGATCTTATAAAGGCAAGGCTGAAATTATTACATTGATGGAACCATCACTGCTTGGAACCGGCGGGGCGATCAGAAATGCCCTGCCTCATATCTCAAAAAATGAACCCCTGCTGGTTATAAACGGAGATGTGGTAACAGATCTGGATCTGGCCCGGGTAATTAATCTGCACCGGCACCAAGGGGCTGTTGCATCGCTGGTGGTCCACAAGAGGGAGCCGTGGAACAACGTGGCTGTTGTGCCGGACGGAAGGGTCTCGGGTTTTAATTACAACGGGCCGGACGCCATGGCCTTTACCGGTATTTCCGTACTGGAACCGGAATTTATAAGGACTATTCCTGAAGATCGTCCCGGTTCTTTGATTGATATATTTAAGGCAGTAATTGATAAGGGCGGTCGTTTACAGGCATTAAGAGCTGATCAAATTGCCGGTCACTACATATGGGAGGATATCGGATCGCCCAGGAGGTATCTTTCCGTCCATAAAGTGCTTCTCGCAAATGAAAATAACATGTGCCTGGTTGGGAAGGGCACCGAATTGCCTGACGATCTCATGTGGAAAGACTGGGTCTCTATAGGACATAGAGTGAGCCTGGGATCCGGTGTCACTCTTTGCAGGACGGTGATCTGGGAGGGAAGCGATGTCCCTTCAGGCACAGTTCTTGAGGATTGTATTTTTACTCCCTATGGGAATATTGGTTCTTGA
- a CDS encoding rubrerythrin, with the protein MSYDFNADEVFEIAEQIERNGVRFYREAAENISDASVHSLFLDLAAMEAEHEKVFASMRADLADEEREPTVFDPEGEAALYLRALADFQVFGKEEEENFILSGDLIEQEKIRKILKAAIGLEKESIVFYLGMKELVPTKFGKDKIDKIIKEEMGHIRFLSGLQKKLLATGVK; encoded by the coding sequence ATGAGTTACGATTTTAATGCAGATGAAGTATTTGAAATAGCGGAACAAATTGAAAGAAACGGGGTGAGATTTTACCGCGAGGCGGCTGAAAATATATCAGATGCCTCAGTCCATTCCCTCTTTCTCGATCTCGCCGCCATGGAAGCCGAACATGAAAAGGTTTTTGCATCCATGAGGGCCGATCTGGCAGATGAGGAACGAGAACCTACAGTTTTCGATCCGGAAGGAGAAGCAGCTCTGTATCTGCGAGCGCTGGCGGATTTCCAGGTGTTTGGCAAGGAGGAAGAGGAGAATTTCATACTGTCCGGGGATTTGATTGAACAAGAAAAGATAAGAAAGATCCTTAAGGCAGCCATCGGTCTTGAAAAGGAATCGATCGTCTTTTACTTGGGAATGAAGGAATTGGTTCCGACAAAATTTGGAAAGGACAAAATCGACAAGATCATAAAAGAGGAAATGGGGCATATCAGATTTCTATCCGGGTTGCAGAAAAAACTCTTGGCAACTGGAGTGAAATGA
- a CDS encoding IMP dehydrogenase, producing MLNHPIPGAYTFDDLLLVPAFSGILPTEVDISTQLTPEIRLNIPIISAAMDTVTEARTAISMAREGGIGIIHKNMPVKAQVKEIEKVKKSESGMIIDPVTVTPDQRIWDVQQIMREYKISGVPVLEGEKLKGIVTNRDLRFETNWDLKVRDVMTSENLITAPVGITLEESKAILHRHRIEKLLVVDDNGNLKGLITIKDIEKVRKYPLACKDDLGRLRVGASVGVGENCLAHVEALVKADVDVVVIDSAHGHSKNVINAVSEIKKTFHNIQVIAGNIATPEAAEVLFEAGSDAVKVGVGPGSICTTRVIAGVGIPQLTAVHNCAVVAQKHGKFVIADGGIKFSGDLTKAIGAGAHCIMIGSLFAGTDESPGETELYQGRQYKVYRGMGSLGAMKDGSKDRYFQESVRTEAKLVPEGIEGRVPYRGPISDTVYQLTGGLKAGMGYIGCRTIEELRQNARFVRITPAGMKESHVHDVIITKESPNYWIEH from the coding sequence ATGCTGAACCACCCGATACCAGGGGCCTATACCTTTGATGACTTGCTGTTAGTACCGGCTTTTTCCGGCATTCTGCCTACAGAAGTAGATATCTCCACTCAGCTTACGCCTGAAATTCGTCTTAATATTCCCATAATAAGCGCAGCCATGGATACGGTCACTGAGGCCCGAACCGCCATCAGCATGGCCAGAGAAGGTGGCATCGGGATAATCCATAAGAATATGCCCGTTAAGGCCCAGGTAAAGGAGATCGAGAAGGTCAAAAAGTCTGAAAGCGGCATGATTATAGACCCTGTGACAGTCACCCCGGATCAGCGTATTTGGGATGTGCAACAGATAATGCGTGAGTACAAAATATCAGGTGTACCGGTACTGGAAGGAGAAAAGCTAAAGGGTATTGTAACCAACCGGGATCTGCGATTCGAGACAAACTGGGATCTCAAAGTCCGCGATGTAATGACAAGTGAAAACCTGATCACAGCCCCGGTCGGGATCACCCTTGAAGAATCAAAGGCCATCTTACACAGACACCGTATTGAAAAGCTCCTGGTAGTGGACGACAATGGAAACCTCAAGGGCCTGATTACGATCAAAGACATAGAAAAGGTCAGGAAATATCCCTTGGCCTGCAAGGACGACCTTGGCCGCCTGAGGGTTGGAGCTTCAGTGGGTGTAGGTGAAAACTGCCTGGCACATGTGGAGGCCTTGGTCAAAGCAGATGTGGATGTGGTTGTTATAGACTCGGCCCATGGACACTCCAAAAACGTGATCAATGCGGTATCTGAAATCAAAAAGACCTTTCACAATATCCAGGTAATCGCAGGGAATATCGCCACACCGGAGGCTGCCGAGGTCCTGTTCGAAGCCGGCTCTGACGCCGTAAAGGTCGGAGTGGGGCCGGGCTCCATCTGTACCACCCGGGTTATTGCAGGTGTAGGAATACCGCAACTGACCGCTGTCCACAATTGTGCCGTCGTGGCACAAAAACACGGGAAATTTGTCATAGCTGACGGAGGTATCAAATTTTCCGGCGACCTGACAAAGGCCATAGGAGCCGGTGCCCATTGCATCATGATAGGGAGTCTGTTCGCCGGCACAGATGAAAGCCCTGGAGAGACGGAGCTTTATCAGGGCAGACAATACAAGGTCTATCGCGGTATGGGCTCGTTAGGGGCTATGAAAGATGGGAGCAAGGACCGGTATTTCCAGGAAAGCGTCAGGACAGAGGCAAAGCTGGTCCCGGAGGGAATTGAAGGCAGAGTGCCGTATAGGGGTCCGATTTCCGATACTGTTTACCAGCTGACAGGAGGATTGAAGGCAGGAATGGGATATATTGGCTGCAGAACCATAGAGGAGCTTAGGCAAAATGCCCGCTTTGTGCGCATAACTCCTGCAGGTATGAAAGAAAGCCACGTCCATGACGTCATAATAACCAAAGAGTCACCCAACTACTGGATAGAACACTGA
- the tsaB gene encoding tRNA (adenosine(37)-N6)-threonylcarbamoyltransferase complex dimerization subunit type 1 TsaB, translated as MLTLSIETSDCMGGVALICDGRPVAEMSLAGKETHSRTLMVIIKWLMQRLGVKWSDLDLLAVSLGPGSFTGLRIGLATIKGLAFALGLPLIGVPTLDALASHVIACKGDIVCPVLDARKSKVYTALYQIMDSSELEKISPYQTISPEELALFVPYDQRVLLLGGGLLLYQDVFVHGLGNRAVIVPGHMAHVRAASVGVLAELRWQKERRPDDFKTLKPIYVRPSEAEVKKLSLQKQKSLS; from the coding sequence GTGCTCACCTTGTCTATTGAGACATCTGACTGTATGGGAGGAGTGGCGTTGATATGCGATGGCCGGCCTGTGGCCGAAATGAGCCTTGCAGGTAAAGAGACCCACTCCAGGACACTGATGGTCATTATCAAATGGTTGATGCAGAGGCTGGGAGTCAAGTGGTCTGACCTTGATCTCCTTGCCGTAAGCCTGGGTCCCGGCAGTTTTACCGGACTCAGAATAGGCCTTGCCACTATAAAGGGGCTGGCTTTTGCCTTAGGATTACCGTTGATTGGTGTTCCGACACTTGATGCCCTGGCAAGTCATGTTATTGCATGCAAGGGAGATATTGTGTGCCCGGTACTGGACGCCAGGAAGTCGAAAGTTTATACAGCCCTCTATCAGATCATGGATTCCAGCGAGTTAGAGAAGATAAGCCCGTATCAGACCATTTCTCCAGAGGAATTGGCCCTCTTTGTACCATATGATCAAAGGGTATTATTGCTTGGCGGCGGTCTTTTGCTGTATCAGGATGTATTTGTGCACGGGCTGGGTAACCGAGCGGTTATTGTTCCGGGCCACATGGCCCATGTGAGGGCCGCATCAGTGGGCGTCCTGGCAGAGCTTAGATGGCAAAAGGAAAGAAGGCCTGATGATTTTAAGACCTTAAAACCAATTTATGTTCGTCCATCTGAAGCAGAGGTAAAGAAACTGTCATTACAGAAGCAGAAAAGTCTATCATGA
- the ccsB gene encoding c-type cytochrome biogenesis protein CcsB — MTFSSSYFLSLTTFIYLGAAALYLIHWIFRVQKVGLLATIVTAGGLVIQTTGIILRWVESYKLGYGHAPLSNLYESLVFFAWMTILVYLVMEWRVKRRVIGAFATPFASLAMAYASFSPEIEDEIQPLIPALKSNWLIAHVVTCFLGYASFAVACGLGIMYLFKNRSSGDSTGIMGIIPDCKVLDELMHQTIIFGFLWLTLGIITGAVWANDAWGTYWSWDPKETWSLITWFVYATALHARFVRGWAGRRIAYLSIIGFVSVMFTYFGVNFLLSGLHSYGSQ, encoded by the coding sequence ATGACCTTTTCCAGTTCATATTTTTTAAGTTTGACCACTTTTATATATCTGGGGGCCGCTGCGCTCTATTTGATACACTGGATCTTCAGGGTACAGAAGGTGGGATTACTGGCTACAATAGTTACGGCCGGAGGCCTTGTCATTCAGACAACAGGAATAATCCTCAGATGGGTAGAGTCTTACAAATTGGGATACGGGCATGCCCCGCTCTCAAACCTTTATGAGTCCCTGGTATTTTTTGCGTGGATGACGATCCTGGTTTACCTGGTTATGGAATGGCGGGTCAAGCGACGTGTGATCGGGGCCTTCGCAACTCCGTTCGCATCCCTTGCCATGGCCTATGCATCCTTTAGTCCTGAGATTGAAGATGAAATACAGCCCCTTATCCCAGCTCTTAAAAGCAATTGGCTCATTGCACACGTCGTTACGTGCTTCCTCGGATACGCCTCTTTTGCTGTTGCCTGCGGACTCGGCATTATGTACCTTTTCAAAAACAGATCCAGCGGGGATTCAACGGGGATCATGGGTATTATACCTGATTGCAAAGTCCTTGATGAGTTGATGCACCAGACAATAATCTTTGGTTTTCTCTGGTTGACCCTCGGCATAATTACAGGAGCCGTTTGGGCCAATGATGCCTGGGGTACGTATTGGAGCTGGGACCCAAAGGAGACGTGGTCATTGATAACCTGGTTTGTATATGCCACGGCACTGCATGCAAGGTTCGTCAGGGGCTGGGCCGGACGCAGGATCGCCTACTTATCGATAATAGGTTTTGTCTCAGTGATGTTTACATACTTCGGGGTGAATTTCCTGCTTTCAGGCCTGCATAGTTACGGATCACAATAA
- a CDS encoding sigma-54-dependent Fis family transcriptional regulator, translating into MKHNILIVEDNQKLAGLFQEALGAAYNTRLAFNLKKARNSLKGIHGLLLDLQLPDGEGLSLIEPARRINYSCVIIVVTAYGSIQKAVEALKLGATDFLEKPVDLEALVQRFHDLLPMRAVKDLVAESSKMLEILQIADSVASTPFPVLITGETGTGKEVLARYIHQRSGRGKFIGLNCASVPQELADSMLFGHLKGSFTGAIENRRGLLSVAEGGTLFLDEIGELPPSLQPKLLRFLDSGCYLPLGSSQESRSDARIIAATNKDLKKAVKDGLFRKDLLFRLSAFPIHIPSLKERRDDIFPLAAHHTERIEQLLGRSVCLSDSAKELLLRYHFPGNVRELFNLLDRTAVLTGGKITDNSLRPFLSPSPEDEPVPGDFWSESRGHVLKKEKELIGAALAAARGNKAAAARDLKISYKTLLNKMKKLGL; encoded by the coding sequence ATGAAACATAACATCCTGATAGTTGAAGACAATCAAAAACTGGCAGGCCTTTTTCAAGAGGCATTGGGTGCTGCGTATAATACACGTCTGGCTTTCAATTTGAAAAAGGCCAGGAACTCCCTAAAAGGTATCCACGGCCTTTTATTGGATCTGCAGCTTCCCGACGGCGAGGGGCTGAGTCTTATAGAGCCGGCCCGGCGGATAAATTATTCCTGTGTGATAATTGTGGTTACGGCTTATGGCAGCATCCAAAAAGCAGTCGAGGCGTTAAAATTGGGGGCCACGGACTTCCTGGAGAAGCCCGTTGATCTCGAGGCCCTTGTTCAACGCTTTCATGATCTGCTTCCCATGCGGGCAGTCAAAGACTTGGTGGCTGAATCATCCAAAATGCTTGAGATCCTGCAAATAGCAGACAGTGTAGCCTCCACGCCCTTCCCGGTTCTTATTACAGGAGAGACTGGGACCGGAAAGGAGGTGCTGGCCCGTTATATTCATCAGCGCAGCGGCCGGGGGAAATTCATAGGGCTTAATTGTGCAAGCGTGCCTCAGGAATTGGCCGATTCAATGCTTTTTGGTCATTTGAAAGGCAGCTTTACAGGGGCAATCGAGAACCGCAGAGGCCTTCTTTCAGTAGCCGAGGGGGGTACTCTTTTTTTGGACGAGATCGGAGAGTTGCCGCCTTCTCTTCAACCTAAGCTCTTGAGATTTTTAGACTCTGGTTGTTATCTGCCATTAGGCAGCAGCCAGGAATCAAGGAGTGATGCCCGGATAATCGCAGCAACAAACAAGGACCTGAAAAAGGCTGTAAAGGATGGCCTTTTCAGGAAAGACTTACTCTTTCGCCTTTCAGCTTTTCCTATTCATATCCCGTCCCTCAAAGAGAGAAGGGACGACATTTTTCCCCTGGCTGCCCATCATACTGAAAGGATAGAGCAACTGCTGGGCCGCAGCGTCTGTTTGTCAGATAGCGCAAAAGAACTTCTTCTGAGATATCATTTTCCAGGTAATGTAAGAGAACTTTTTAACTTACTGGATCGAACCGCAGTTCTGACAGGAGGCAAAATTACCGACAACTCCCTAAGACCTTTTTTAAGTCCTTCTCCTGAAGATGAGCCGGTGCCTGGTGATTTCTGGTCGGAAAGCAGGGGCCACGTCTTGAAAAAGGAAAAAGAACTCATAGGCGCAGCCCTGGCAGCGGCTCGCGGGAACAAGGCCGCTGCAGCCCGCGACCTTAAGATCAGCTATAAGACCCTTCTCAATAAAATGAAAAAATTGGGCCTATAA
- the dxs gene encoding 1-deoxy-D-xylulose-5-phosphate synthase has protein sequence MSGMLESVKSPRDIKNLKPKELVQLASEIRRKIIETVAETGGHLAPSLGVVELTIALHYVFDAPKDRIVWDVGHQAYAHKLLTGRVDNFHTLRQDNGISGFPKRSESPYDALDTGHSSTSISAALGMATALDLKGENAKIVAVIGDGSMSAGLAFEALNNAGHLRKDLIVILNDNEMSISPNVGALSSFLSRKLTSRPAARLKKELESFLKRSGVGENIWAVLKRSEDSLKALLTPGMLFESLQFEYIGPLPGHHLESLIQTLKNIRTIPGPVLVHVLTKKGKGYPPAERHPDLFHGVGPFEIATGKPKSSARPKPPSYTKIFSQTLVRLAREDQRIVAITAAMPAGTGLSAFQEAIPDRFFDVGIAEQHAVTFAAGLALKGLRPVVAIYSTFLQRAYDQIIHDVCLTNQPVVFAIDRGGLVGEDGPTHHGAFDLSYLRTIPNLIVMSPKDENELQHMLYTALRHHGPAAVRYPRGSGVGTSLDWQLKEIPIGKGEIELEGPDVGIIAIGHHVFTAGIAAKDLARHGIKASVINARFVKPIDHDLITEIARRTGHILTIEENSLAGGFGSAVLECLSDSGITSVKVCRLGLPDRFVEHGSQKTLRRLVNLDVPSIVKAVRSMIKSKETKSVGSATVHTLPVLV, from the coding sequence ATGTCAGGTATGCTTGAATCTGTAAAAAGTCCCCGGGACATAAAAAATCTCAAACCCAAGGAGCTTGTTCAACTTGCTTCTGAAATTCGCCGCAAGATCATAGAAACCGTGGCCGAAACCGGAGGGCATCTGGCCCCCAGCCTTGGAGTAGTGGAATTGACCATAGCCCTGCACTATGTATTCGATGCCCCGAAAGACCGGATAGTCTGGGACGTAGGACATCAGGCCTATGCGCACAAACTGCTTACCGGAAGAGTGGACAATTTCCATACATTACGTCAGGATAATGGAATAAGCGGCTTTCCCAAGCGCAGCGAAAGCCCATACGATGCCCTTGATACCGGCCATAGCAGCACGTCCATTTCAGCCGCCCTTGGCATGGCGACCGCCCTGGACCTGAAGGGTGAAAACGCCAAGATAGTGGCGGTAATTGGAGACGGCTCCATGAGTGCCGGCCTTGCCTTTGAGGCACTGAACAATGCCGGCCACCTGAGAAAAGACCTTATCGTCATATTAAACGACAACGAGATGTCCATCTCCCCGAACGTCGGGGCACTGTCATCTTTTCTGAGCAGAAAGCTGACAAGCCGCCCGGCAGCCAGGCTCAAGAAGGAGCTTGAATCCTTTCTCAAGCGTTCGGGTGTTGGTGAAAACATATGGGCGGTGCTGAAGCGCAGTGAGGATTCCCTGAAGGCGCTATTGACTCCCGGGATGCTCTTTGAGTCCCTGCAGTTTGAATACATAGGTCCGTTGCCGGGCCACCACCTGGAGTCCCTGATTCAAACACTCAAGAACATACGTACCATACCCGGACCGGTGCTGGTCCATGTGCTTACCAAGAAAGGCAAGGGTTATCCTCCGGCAGAACGTCATCCTGACCTCTTCCATGGCGTCGGTCCCTTTGAGATCGCAACCGGAAAGCCAAAATCTTCAGCAAGACCCAAACCGCCGTCCTATACAAAAATTTTCAGCCAGACACTTGTACGACTTGCCAGGGAAGATCAAAGGATTGTGGCAATCACCGCGGCCATGCCTGCCGGCACAGGGCTCAGTGCCTTTCAGGAGGCCATTCCGGACAGATTTTTTGATGTAGGAATTGCAGAGCAGCATGCCGTAACCTTTGCGGCAGGTCTGGCGCTGAAAGGGCTTCGACCGGTTGTGGCAATCTACTCAACCTTCCTCCAAAGGGCCTATGATCAGATCATCCACGATGTCTGCCTGACCAATCAGCCTGTGGTTTTCGCAATTGACAGAGGAGGCCTGGTGGGCGAGGACGGACCCACCCATCACGGTGCCTTTGACCTCTCCTACCTGAGGACCATTCCAAACCTGATAGTAATGTCTCCCAAGGACGAAAACGAGCTCCAGCACATGCTTTACACTGCCCTGAGGCACCATGGACCTGCAGCTGTCCGTTATCCAAGGGGATCGGGAGTAGGGACAAGCCTTGATTGGCAGTTGAAAGAGATCCCTATCGGCAAGGGAGAGATTGAGCTGGAAGGACCCGATGTGGGGATAATTGCCATAGGGCACCACGTGTTCACTGCAGGTATTGCGGCAAAAGATCTGGCCCGGCATGGAATAAAGGCCTCAGTGATAAATGCCCGCTTCGTCAAACCCATTGACCATGACCTGATAACAGAAATCGCCCGCAGGACCGGACATATACTTACAATTGAAGAAAACTCACTGGCAGGAGGATTCGGATCAGCAGTTCTGGAGTGTCTTTCTGACAGTGGCATAACCTCTGTCAAGGTTTGTCGTCTTGGGCTCCCGGACAGATTCGTGGAGCACGGAAGTCAGAAGACCCTGAGAAGGCTTGTAAATCTTGACGTCCCGTCAATAGTTAAGGCCGTGCGATCCATGATAAAGTCTAAAGAGACAAAATCTGTCGGTTCAGCAACAGTACATACATTACCCGTACTCGTTTGA
- a CDS encoding twin-arginine translocase TatA/TatE family subunit: protein MFGLGTQELLIILLIAFFVFGGKKLPEIGAGLGKGLKAFKSGLKDLENEVDPEKLLDDKSSSSSDTEGKKKV, encoded by the coding sequence ATGTTTGGCTTAGGAACACAAGAGCTGTTAATCATCCTGCTGATCGCCTTTTTTGTCTTTGGGGGCAAGAAGCTTCCGGAAATAGGGGCCGGGCTTGGAAAAGGCCTGAAGGCCTTCAAATCCGGTTTGAAGGACCTTGAAAATGAGGTCGATCCGGAAAAGCTTTTAGATGACAAATCCAGCAGCTCATCGGACACAGAAGGCAAGAAAAAGGTTTAG
- a CDS encoding NrdH-redoxin: MTPRFRLVKKGVIMNQEVKIYSTPACPYCKMAKEFLSKKGVPFTAYDVKSDKDALKEMKKISGGALRVPVILVCNEVMVGFDRSRLEQALSCLKQSSKIE; encoded by the coding sequence ATGACTCCTCGTTTCAGGTTGGTTAAAAAAGGAGTGATCATGAATCAAGAAGTAAAGATCTATTCGACCCCCGCATGCCCCTATTGCAAGATGGCGAAGGAGTTTCTTTCGAAAAAAGGAGTGCCGTTTACTGCTTATGATGTCAAAAGTGATAAGGACGCCCTGAAGGAGATGAAGAAAATATCCGGCGGTGCTCTCAGGGTGCCTGTAATATTAGTGTGCAACGAAGTGATGGTTGGATTTGACCGCAGTCGCCTTGAGCAGGCCTTGAGCTGTCTTAAACAAAGTTCAAAGATTGAATAA
- a CDS encoding glycerophosphodiester phosphodiesterase — MIIIGHRGAAALEPENTLLSIKRAIDIGVDAIEIDVHLSKDKELVVIHDATVDRTTNGTGPVSGYSVQEIKRLDAGKGEAIPTLQEVIDLIDKRVMLIIELKEEGTEGSVVDLIVRNNLFDKSCVISFWHRLVKTVKAMDSRIKTGVLLVGSPVDACVATQASADTLVMKYTFVDRELVEMAHEKGLKVFIWNIDDRELLRPYVDMGVDAIGTNDPRVLVEYFR; from the coding sequence ATGATTATAATAGGACATCGCGGGGCCGCGGCCCTGGAGCCGGAGAATACATTGCTTTCCATAAAGCGGGCCATCGATATCGGGGTGGATGCGATCGAGATCGACGTCCATCTCAGCAAAGACAAAGAGCTGGTCGTGATACATGACGCGACCGTGGACCGGACCACAAATGGAACAGGGCCGGTCAGCGGTTATTCCGTACAGGAAATCAAGAGGCTGGATGCGGGCAAAGGTGAGGCAATACCTACTCTTCAGGAAGTCATCGACTTGATTGATAAACGCGTGATGCTGATCATTGAGTTGAAGGAAGAGGGAACGGAAGGATCGGTCGTCGACTTGATAGTCAGGAACAACTTGTTCGATAAATCCTGTGTGATCTCATTTTGGCACAGGCTCGTAAAGACTGTAAAAGCAATGGACAGCCGCATCAAAACAGGCGTGCTGCTTGTGGGATCTCCTGTGGATGCATGTGTTGCCACCCAGGCATCTGCAGACACACTGGTGATGAAATACACTTTTGTAGACAGGGAATTAGTCGAAATGGCCCACGAGAAAGGCCTCAAGGTGTTTATATGGAATATTGATGACCGGGAGCTCCTGAGGCCTTATGTTGATATGGGTGTGGATGCCATAGGAACCAATGATCCTCGGGTCCTGGTTGAGTATTTCAGGTAA
- a CDS encoding IS200/IS605 family transposase, translating into MSKEYRKGPHTIYDIQYHFVWVTKYRYHVLKGEVAFRTREIIRQTCEARNITILNGHVSRDHVHLHVSCPPELAPSKIVQYVKGRSSRLIQQEFPHLRKRYWGRHLWARGYFCATVGNVTEKMIAAYIASQEKASPKEAFTIAND; encoded by the coding sequence ATAAGCAAAGAATATCGCAAGGGGCCTCACACGATCTATGATATCCAGTATCATTTCGTATGGGTTACGAAATATCGTTATCATGTTTTGAAAGGAGAAGTGGCTTTTAGAACCAGGGAGATAATCCGTCAGACTTGTGAGGCCCGCAATATTACAATTCTTAATGGTCATGTTAGCAGGGATCATGTTCATCTGCATGTTTCATGTCCTCCAGAACTTGCTCCGAGCAAGATAGTTCAATATGTGAAAGGACGAAGTTCTCGACTGATTCAGCAAGAATTTCCGCATTTGCGTAAGAGATATTGGGGAAGGCATCTTTGGGCTCGCGGCTATTTTTGTGCAACAGTTGGGAATGTTACAGAAAAAATGATAGCCGCTTATATTGCAAGCCAAGAAAAGGCGAGCCCTAAAGAGGCCTTCACTATTGCTAATGACTAA
- a CDS encoding twin-arginine translocase TatA/TatE family subunit has product MFGLGMPELLIILVIILVVFGAGKLPQIGEGLGKGISNFKKSLKENKEAGDDISQDEKNKLP; this is encoded by the coding sequence ATGTTTGGGTTGGGGATGCCTGAGTTGCTGATAATTCTGGTTATAATTCTCGTCGTTTTTGGTGCCGGTAAGCTGCCACAAATCGGCGAGGGCCTTGGAAAGGGCATCAGCAACTTCAAAAAGTCTTTAAAGGAGAATAAAGAGGCCGGAGACGATATCAGCCAGGATGAAAAAAACAAATTGCCGTAG
- a CDS encoding exodeoxyribonuclease VII small subunit — protein MSEKLDFEKALDELERLVKQMEENELPLEEALKTFEHGINLSRYCAKCLDDAEKRIQQLSQDENGEPLLKALERDDEGL, from the coding sequence ATGAGTGAGAAGCTGGATTTTGAGAAAGCGCTTGATGAACTTGAAAGGCTTGTAAAGCAGATGGAAGAGAATGAACTCCCTCTGGAAGAAGCGCTTAAGACCTTTGAGCATGGGATAAATCTCTCCAGATACTGCGCCAAGTGCTTAGATGATGCAGAGAAGCGAATACAGCAGCTTTCACAGGATGAAAACGGAGAGCCCCTGCTGAAGGCTCTGGAAAGAGACGATGAAGGCCTTTGA
- a CDS encoding ferredoxin yields the protein MKIPVIDLGECEDCEACLELCPTVFRRNDAAGYIEVVDLPEYPEEEIEEIIKNCPGQCITWKED from the coding sequence ATGAAGATACCGGTCATTGATCTTGGTGAATGTGAGGACTGTGAGGCATGTCTGGAGCTGTGTCCCACGGTCTTCAGAAGAAACGACGCAGCAGGCTACATAGAAGTGGTTGACCTGCCTGAATACCCGGAAGAAGAGATAGAGGAGATCATCAAGAACTGCCCTGGCCAATGTATCACATGGAAAGAAGATTGA